Proteins from a single region of Pseudarthrobacter sp. NIBRBAC000502772:
- a CDS encoding TadE/TadG family type IV pilus assembly protein, producing the protein MPSREPCRSRIGAEPGWREEERGSAVVDFVLVGGLLTMFFLAIIQLTLVLHVRNTLIDAAASGARYGTLADRGASDAQERAATLIETSLNADFAQDITTAEVMFQGLRTLEVTIKAPMPVIGLIGPRDLLEVQGHAAIQP; encoded by the coding sequence ATGCCCAGCCGGGAACCGTGCCGGTCCCGGATCGGCGCTGAGCCGGGCTGGCGCGAGGAAGAACGCGGTTCTGCCGTCGTGGACTTCGTCCTCGTGGGCGGCCTGCTCACCATGTTTTTTCTGGCGATAATCCAGCTGACCCTGGTCCTGCACGTACGCAACACACTGATCGACGCGGCAGCCTCAGGGGCGCGGTATGGAACCCTCGCAGACCGGGGAGCGTCAGATGCCCAGGAACGGGCGGCGACGCTCATCGAGACTTCCCTGAACGCTGACTTCGCGCAGGACATCACCACTGCCGAAGTGATGTTCCAGGGCCTGCGGACCCTCGAAGTGACCATCAAGGCTCCCATGCCCGTCATCGGGCTGATCGGCCCCCGGGACCTGCTGGAGGTGCAAGGCCATGCCGCAATCCAGCCCTAA
- the prfB gene encoding peptide chain release factor 2 — MANIDFSAEIRALRATYTSIERVSDVEALKEDIAELSERAGEPDLWDDPAAAQKITSRLSHRQSELERLNRLVSRIDDLEVLVELGQDEDDADSMGEAATELESIRKSLKELEVVTLLSGEYDEREAVVSIRAGAGGVDAADFAEMLMRMYLRWAERHGYPTTVMDTSYAEEAGLKSATFEVKAPYAFGTLSVEAGTHRLVRISPFDNQGRRQTSFAAVEVIPLIESTDSIDIPDNEIRVDVFRSSGPGGQSVNTTDSAVRLTHIPTGTVVSMQNEKSQLQNRAAALRVLQSRLLLLKKEQEDAEKKAFAGDVKASWGDQMRSYVLNPYQMVKDLRTEHEVGNTSAVFDGEIDDFIDAGIRWRTDNRNAEKS, encoded by the coding sequence ATGGCCAATATTGATTTTTCCGCAGAAATCCGCGCTCTTCGCGCCACCTACACCTCCATCGAGCGAGTCAGCGATGTTGAGGCTCTGAAGGAAGACATCGCCGAACTGAGCGAACGCGCCGGCGAGCCGGACCTGTGGGATGACCCCGCCGCGGCGCAGAAGATCACCTCCCGCCTGTCGCACCGCCAGTCCGAGCTGGAGCGGCTGAACCGGCTGGTATCGCGGATCGATGACCTGGAAGTGCTGGTGGAGCTTGGCCAGGACGAGGATGACGCCGATTCCATGGGCGAAGCTGCAACCGAACTGGAGTCCATCAGGAAATCCCTGAAGGAACTCGAAGTAGTGACGCTGCTTTCCGGAGAGTACGACGAACGTGAAGCCGTGGTGTCCATCAGGGCCGGGGCCGGCGGCGTGGACGCCGCAGACTTCGCCGAAATGCTCATGCGTATGTACCTTCGCTGGGCCGAACGCCACGGGTACCCCACCACAGTCATGGACACCTCGTACGCCGAGGAGGCGGGACTGAAGTCCGCAACGTTCGAAGTCAAGGCACCGTATGCGTTCGGCACGCTCAGCGTCGAAGCCGGAACCCACCGCCTGGTGCGGATCAGCCCGTTCGACAACCAGGGCCGCCGCCAGACGTCCTTCGCCGCCGTCGAGGTCATTCCGCTCATCGAATCAACGGACTCCATCGACATACCGGACAACGAGATCCGTGTGGACGTGTTCAGGTCCTCCGGTCCCGGCGGGCAGTCGGTTAACACCACCGACTCCGCCGTCCGGCTGACCCACATCCCCACCGGCACCGTGGTGTCCATGCAGAACGAAAAGTCGCAGCTCCAGAACCGGGCAGCAGCCCTGCGTGTTTTGCAGTCCCGGCTGCTTCTCCTGAAGAAGGAGCAGGAGGACGCTGAAAAGAAGGCGTTCGCCGGCGATGTCAAGGCATCCTGGGGCGATCAGATGCGCTCCTACGTCCTGAACCCGTACCAGATGGTCAAGGACCTCAGGACCGAACACGAGGTAGGCAACACCTCCGCCGTGTTCGACGGCGAAATTGACGACTTCATCGACGCCGGGATCCGCTGGCGCACCGACAACCGGAACGCCGAGAAGTCGTAG
- a CDS encoding CrcB family protein, with product MGAVLVGVFGMAGALLRFAVDSWFAHREGLRTAVSPSGRPRHWPWATLTVNVTGCLIIGLSIGMTGRLGLAPEWQTAVATGLAGGLTTFSSWTTATVRLLSESRFGAAALNIGANLAAGFAAAAVGIALAS from the coding sequence ATGGGCGCTGTCCTGGTGGGAGTGTTCGGCATGGCGGGCGCCCTGCTGCGCTTCGCCGTCGACAGCTGGTTCGCCCACCGCGAGGGGCTCCGCACGGCCGTCAGCCCGAGCGGTAGGCCGCGGCACTGGCCGTGGGCCACGCTCACCGTCAACGTCACCGGGTGCCTGATCATCGGACTGTCCATCGGCATGACCGGACGGCTCGGCCTTGCCCCCGAGTGGCAGACCGCTGTCGCCACCGGCCTGGCGGGCGGGCTCACCACGTTCAGCTCCTGGACCACCGCCACGGTGCGGCTCCTGAGCGAGTCGCGGTTCGGTGCCGCCGCCCTGAACATCGGCGCCAACCTGGCCGCCGGATTTGCCGCGGCGGCTGTGGGCATCGCACTGGCGTCGTAA
- the ftsX gene encoding permease-like cell division protein FtsX, translating to MRLAFVLGEIGSGLRRNVSMVVSVILVTFVSLTFVGAAGMLQLQINQMKGYWYDKVQVAIFLCSDGSTAAGCATGPVTPEQQDNLQTLLESPAVAQYVNDFQFESKEEAYKHFKDQFSNSPIVDSVTPDQLPSSFRINMKDPEKYQIISETFSSQPGVETVIDQRQLLERLFSAMNAASLVAVSIAGVMIVCAILLIATTIRLSAFSRRRETGIMRLVGASKLVIQLPFILEGVIAAVIGAALASGTLWAVAHFFLGEYLSKQYPDTAFISPGQTLILAPALLILGGSLAGISSLLTLRRYLKV from the coding sequence ATGAGGCTCGCCTTTGTCCTCGGCGAAATCGGCAGCGGACTGCGCCGCAACGTTTCCATGGTGGTCTCGGTCATCCTGGTCACCTTTGTCTCACTGACGTTCGTCGGTGCCGCAGGCATGCTGCAGCTCCAGATCAACCAGATGAAGGGCTACTGGTACGACAAAGTCCAGGTTGCCATCTTCCTCTGCAGTGACGGTTCGACGGCGGCCGGTTGCGCCACCGGGCCGGTCACCCCGGAGCAGCAGGACAACCTGCAGACCCTGCTCGAATCACCCGCCGTGGCCCAATACGTCAACGATTTCCAGTTCGAGTCCAAGGAAGAGGCGTACAAGCACTTCAAGGACCAGTTCTCGAATTCTCCGATCGTGGATTCCGTCACGCCGGACCAGCTCCCTTCGTCCTTCCGGATCAACATGAAGGATCCGGAAAAGTACCAGATCATCAGCGAGACGTTCTCCTCGCAGCCGGGCGTCGAAACGGTCATTGACCAGCGCCAGCTGCTCGAGCGCCTCTTCTCGGCCATGAATGCCGCCTCCCTGGTTGCCGTCAGCATCGCCGGCGTGATGATTGTCTGTGCCATCCTCCTGATCGCCACCACCATCCGGCTCTCGGCCTTCAGCCGCCGCCGCGAGACCGGGATCATGCGCCTGGTGGGTGCGTCCAAGCTTGTCATCCAGCTGCCGTTCATCCTTGAAGGCGTGATTGCGGCGGTCATCGGCGCTGCCCTGGCATCCGGCACACTGTGGGCGGTGGCGCACTTCTTCCTGGGCGAGTACTTGTCCAAGCAGTATCCGGATACGGCGTTTATCTCGCCGGGCCAGACGCTCATTCTTGCGCCCGCCTTGCTGATCCTTGGCGGATCTTTGGCAGGAATTTCGTCGCTCTTGACCTTACGCAGATATTTGAAGGTCTAG
- the smpB gene encoding SsrA-binding protein SmpB — protein sequence MPKESGRKVVATNRKARHDYHVLDTYEAGIALMGTEVKSLREGHASMVDGFCTFYNDELWMEGIHIPEYNQGSWTNHSARRRRKLLLHREELNKISVKIRESGFTVVPLQLYFLDGRAKVEIGVARGKREYDKRQTLREQQDNREALREVRERNRR from the coding sequence GTGCCCAAAGAAAGTGGCCGTAAAGTTGTGGCCACCAACCGCAAGGCCCGGCATGACTACCACGTGCTGGATACCTACGAGGCCGGCATCGCCCTGATGGGGACCGAGGTCAAGTCCCTGCGCGAAGGCCACGCCTCCATGGTGGACGGCTTCTGCACGTTCTACAACGACGAGCTGTGGATGGAGGGCATCCATATCCCCGAGTACAACCAGGGGAGCTGGACCAACCACTCCGCACGCCGCCGTCGGAAGCTGTTGCTGCACCGTGAGGAGCTCAACAAGATCTCCGTGAAGATCCGGGAGTCCGGCTTCACGGTGGTGCCGCTGCAGCTGTACTTCCTCGATGGCCGGGCCAAGGTGGAGATCGGTGTCGCACGCGGTAAGCGGGAGTACGACAAGCGCCAGACCCTGCGTGAGCAGCAGGACAACCGCGAAGCCCTTCGCGAGGTCCGGGAACGCAACCGCCGGTAG
- a CDS encoding M23 family metallopeptidase codes for MTELHRTAPRHRAERRRPAGRRAGLISGVLALLLAASMGASAPVAHADELDDKRAALEAEAARVQQSLEFVDSRIAKAAGDLVIYQGQLPGAQQALLEAQGRVASAVKEVEALTARVDLAQQNKAKITQQLEADKQKIADTKKLIGQIATQAYKSGGVPSNLTLFFGANNGGSLTDTMDLADQAMRSQNAAMDKLSQQSATNVNSQARLEAVEEEIRDLKAKADAALEREKAARDEAAAKKAQVDQLIADTVRLDAELQAAKPGIQSQMAAVAASQNSVANEIAERDRRLREAWEAEQRRLAEAAAAAARAQGQAEQPYAPVTGSPSAFGLRHPFSGDVPITSGFGWRSTPPGTIDFYGQGGYVHTGIDFGAACGTPVYAAAAGEVFSSGWSSADGGGWRVKLSHGVVQGNSLTTIVYHNSSVVVSNGQQVSQGQLIAYSGNTGNSTGCHAHFETWLNGAAVDPMRLL; via the coding sequence ATGACCGAATTGCACCGAACTGCGCCCCGGCACCGAGCCGAACGCCGGCGGCCTGCGGGCCGCCGCGCCGGCCTGATCAGCGGCGTCCTGGCCCTGCTCCTCGCCGCCAGCATGGGTGCGTCAGCCCCGGTGGCGCACGCCGATGAGCTCGATGACAAGCGTGCCGCCCTCGAAGCTGAGGCGGCCCGGGTTCAGCAGTCCCTGGAATTCGTGGACTCACGCATCGCGAAGGCCGCCGGCGACCTGGTGATCTATCAGGGCCAGCTGCCCGGCGCCCAGCAGGCACTGCTGGAGGCCCAAGGGCGCGTGGCCAGTGCGGTCAAGGAAGTCGAAGCGCTGACGGCGCGCGTTGACCTTGCTCAGCAGAACAAAGCCAAAATCACCCAGCAGCTTGAGGCTGACAAGCAGAAGATCGCGGACACCAAGAAGCTGATCGGCCAGATCGCCACCCAGGCCTACAAGTCCGGCGGCGTCCCGTCGAACCTGACCCTGTTCTTCGGGGCAAACAACGGCGGTAGCCTGACCGACACCATGGACCTCGCGGACCAGGCCATGCGCAGCCAGAACGCCGCCATGGACAAGCTGTCCCAGCAAAGCGCCACCAACGTGAATTCGCAGGCCCGGCTCGAAGCCGTTGAGGAGGAGATCAGGGACCTCAAAGCGAAAGCAGATGCCGCTTTGGAGCGGGAGAAGGCTGCCCGTGACGAGGCGGCCGCCAAGAAGGCCCAGGTTGACCAGCTGATCGCCGACACCGTGCGCCTTGATGCCGAACTCCAGGCAGCGAAACCTGGTATCCAGTCTCAGATGGCGGCGGTTGCAGCAAGCCAGAACTCCGTTGCCAACGAAATCGCCGAACGTGACCGCAGGCTCCGGGAGGCCTGGGAGGCCGAACAGCGCCGGCTCGCGGAGGCGGCCGCTGCCGCCGCACGGGCGCAGGGCCAGGCCGAGCAGCCGTACGCCCCGGTGACCGGATCGCCGTCGGCCTTTGGCCTGCGGCACCCGTTCTCCGGTGACGTTCCGATCACCTCCGGCTTCGGCTGGCGGTCAACCCCGCCGGGAACCATCGATTTCTACGGGCAGGGCGGATATGTCCACACCGGCATTGACTTCGGCGCGGCCTGCGGCACGCCCGTCTACGCCGCGGCGGCCGGCGAGGTGTTCTCCTCAGGCTGGAGTTCCGCCGATGGCGGCGGCTGGCGGGTGAAGCTGTCCCACGGTGTGGTGCAGGGCAACTCCCTGACCACGATCGTCTACCACAACAGCAGCGTCGTGGTCTCCAATGGCCAGCAGGTTTCCCAGGGGCAGCTCATCGCCTACTCGGGCAACACCGGCAACTCCACCGGATGCCACGCGCACTTTGAAACCTGGCTCAACGGGGCTGCCGTTGACCCGATGCGGCTGCTGTAA
- the ftsE gene encoding cell division ATP-binding protein FtsE, translating into MIRFENVTKVYDHTARPALDDVSLEIDRGEFAFLVGASGSGKSTFLRLVLKEDRASSGAVYVAGQNVAKISSWRVPRLRRGIGVVFQDFRLLPQKNVFANVAFAMQVIGKSRSVIRDTVPEVLKTVGLEGKENRLPHELSGGEQQRVAIARAVVNRPGILLADEPTGNLDPTTSMGIMGVLDKINQNGTTVVMATHDDDIVNEMRKRVVELKNGVVIRDEAKALYTSMIPVVGQSRRLRDASGRDESQPPVSGERNPGAGEEQR; encoded by the coding sequence ATGATCCGATTCGAAAATGTCACCAAGGTCTACGACCATACGGCCCGGCCTGCGCTGGACGATGTCAGCCTTGAGATTGACCGTGGTGAATTTGCCTTCCTCGTCGGCGCTTCCGGATCCGGAAAGTCCACCTTCCTGCGGCTGGTACTGAAGGAAGACCGGGCCTCCTCGGGCGCCGTGTACGTCGCCGGGCAAAACGTCGCGAAGATCTCCAGCTGGCGCGTGCCCAGGCTCCGCCGCGGCATCGGCGTGGTCTTCCAGGACTTCCGGCTCCTTCCGCAGAAGAACGTGTTCGCCAACGTAGCCTTCGCGATGCAGGTCATTGGCAAGAGCCGCAGCGTCATCCGCGACACCGTCCCCGAAGTCCTGAAGACCGTGGGCCTGGAAGGCAAGGAAAACCGCCTTCCGCATGAGCTTTCCGGCGGCGAGCAGCAGCGTGTGGCCATCGCCCGTGCGGTAGTCAATCGCCCCGGCATCCTCCTCGCCGACGAACCCACCGGCAACCTGGACCCCACCACCTCCATGGGCATCATGGGCGTGCTGGACAAGATCAACCAGAACGGCACCACCGTGGTGATGGCCACGCACGACGACGACATTGTCAACGAGATGCGCAAACGGGTGGTGGAACTCAAGAACGGCGTCGTGATCCGCGACGAGGCCAAAGCTTTGTATACCTCCATGATCCCCGTGGTGGGCCAGTCCCGCCGGCTCAGGGACGCCAGCGGCCGGGACGAATCCCAGCCGCCCGTATCAGGGGAACGCAATCCGGGCGCAGGGGAGGAGCAGCGATGA
- a CDS encoding type II secretion system F family protein, giving the protein MNGISAAAIVCGIVLGTGLWLLFVRLPFMRPLTFVERIDPQLKSQNLESRLLRASGQNATPFGPLERIVRPLLHDGLAVLGKLNLGSKALTRRLAQAGINKSPIDFRAEQLLWAAAGFAAAVAAVVLGAVAGRFSPFLAVVAVLGSALGGFLFRDFWLGVQISRRESRMMAEFPSLAELMALAVGAGESATGALDRVCRSASGELAKEFSKILAETRAGKPLVEALQEFSSRTDLGPLVRFVDGIIVAVERGTPLADVLRAQAQDVRDTAKRDLMESAGKKEIAMMVPLVFGVLPLTVVFAVFPGIAAISLGL; this is encoded by the coding sequence ATGAACGGGATCTCGGCGGCTGCGATTGTGTGCGGCATCGTCCTCGGGACGGGCCTGTGGCTACTCTTCGTCCGGTTGCCCTTTATGCGGCCGCTCACATTCGTCGAACGCATCGATCCGCAGCTGAAATCGCAAAACCTTGAATCGCGGTTGCTGCGGGCCAGCGGACAGAACGCCACGCCATTCGGACCGTTGGAACGGATCGTGCGTCCCCTGCTCCACGACGGACTCGCAGTCTTGGGGAAGCTGAACCTCGGGTCCAAGGCGCTGACCCGCAGGCTCGCCCAAGCCGGCATCAACAAATCACCCATAGATTTCCGGGCCGAACAGCTCCTCTGGGCCGCCGCTGGATTCGCCGCCGCCGTGGCCGCGGTGGTGCTGGGCGCGGTGGCCGGCCGGTTCAGTCCGTTCCTCGCGGTTGTGGCCGTCCTCGGAAGCGCGCTCGGCGGCTTTCTCTTCCGTGACTTCTGGCTGGGCGTCCAGATCAGCAGGCGGGAATCCCGGATGATGGCGGAGTTTCCCAGTCTTGCCGAGCTCATGGCCCTGGCTGTCGGTGCCGGTGAAAGTGCCACTGGTGCACTGGACCGCGTCTGTCGCAGTGCCAGTGGCGAGCTGGCCAAGGAGTTTTCAAAGATTCTTGCTGAGACCAGAGCGGGGAAACCGCTGGTGGAAGCGCTCCAGGAGTTTTCCTCGCGGACAGATCTGGGGCCGCTCGTCAGATTTGTCGACGGAATCATCGTCGCGGTCGAGCGGGGCACACCCTTGGCAGATGTGCTGAGGGCTCAGGCCCAGGACGTCCGGGACACCGCAAAACGGGACCTCATGGAATCGGCCGGCAAGAAAGAAATCGCCATGATGGTTCCTTTGGTCTTTGGTGTCCTCCCCCTAACAGTGGTTTTCGCGGTGTTCCCCGGCATCGCGGCCATCAGCCTCGGACTTTAG
- a CDS encoding CpaF family protein translates to MDAVRIVEDEVRELIRRRGLDPLRQAGEVRRLVEAAVSDYDERALMGPLPPIGPLEAARRFVFDAVAGFGVLQPLLDDPTIEEVWINAPNEIYVARNGESELTSLSLTDQQVRDLVERMLKSSGRRLDMSSPFVDAALPDGSRLHVVIPDVTRRHWAVNIRKFVVKASRLEHLVELGTLTPQSARFLGAAVSSGLNILVSGSTQAGKTTMLNCLAASIGSRERVITVEEIFELQFPLRDVVGLQCRQPNLEGEGEIPLRRLVKEALRMRPDRLVVGEVREAESLDMLIALNSGLPGMCTVHANSAHDAVTKICTLPLLAGENISSAFVVPTVASCIDLVVHCSRHANGRRQVTEILSLGRRVENGIIESSMVFAMEDGQLQPRANSMPAAEKFSRAGYDVAALLEPR, encoded by the coding sequence TTGGACGCTGTGCGAATCGTGGAAGATGAAGTCCGCGAGCTGATCCGCCGTCGGGGTCTTGATCCGCTGCGGCAGGCGGGCGAGGTCCGTCGTCTCGTCGAGGCGGCTGTCAGCGACTACGACGAACGGGCCCTGATGGGGCCGCTCCCTCCGATTGGTCCGCTGGAGGCCGCACGCAGGTTTGTCTTTGACGCGGTGGCCGGCTTCGGTGTCCTCCAGCCGCTGCTGGACGATCCGACCATCGAGGAAGTCTGGATCAACGCGCCCAACGAAATCTACGTCGCCAGGAACGGCGAGTCGGAACTGACCTCACTCAGCCTCACGGACCAGCAGGTCCGCGATCTCGTGGAACGCATGTTGAAGAGTTCCGGCCGCCGCCTGGACATGTCATCGCCCTTCGTGGACGCAGCCTTGCCTGATGGTTCGAGACTCCACGTAGTTATTCCAGATGTCACCCGCAGGCACTGGGCCGTGAATATTCGCAAGTTCGTGGTGAAGGCCAGCCGCCTGGAGCACCTGGTCGAGCTTGGAACCCTGACACCTCAGTCTGCCCGTTTCCTCGGTGCAGCGGTGTCCAGCGGACTGAACATCCTCGTGTCGGGCTCAACCCAGGCGGGCAAGACCACCATGCTCAACTGCCTGGCCGCGAGCATCGGCAGCCGTGAGCGCGTCATTACGGTCGAGGAAATCTTCGAACTTCAGTTCCCGCTCAGGGACGTCGTCGGACTCCAATGCAGGCAGCCTAACCTCGAAGGCGAAGGCGAGATCCCACTGCGCAGGCTTGTAAAGGAAGCCCTCCGGATGCGCCCGGACAGACTCGTGGTGGGAGAGGTACGGGAAGCGGAAAGCCTGGACATGCTGATCGCCTTAAACAGTGGACTTCCGGGGATGTGCACCGTCCATGCAAACTCAGCCCACGACGCTGTGACCAAGATCTGCACCCTTCCGCTACTCGCCGGTGAAAATATCTCGTCTGCCTTCGTTGTCCCCACTGTGGCATCCTGCATCGACCTCGTGGTCCACTGCAGCCGGCACGCCAACGGCCGCCGCCAAGTAACCGAGATCCTTTCCCTCGGCCGGCGAGTGGAAAACGGCATCATCGAATCCTCCATGGTTTTCGCCATGGAGGACGGCCAGCTGCAGCCGCGGGCCAACTCCATGCCCGCGGCGGAGAAGTTTTCCCGGGCAGGGTACGACGTCGCGGCGCTGCTGGAGCCGCGCTGA
- a CDS encoding type II secretion system F family protein → MAPLVGVLAGAGLFLIWWSFWEKPAALKRRPRVSRLEDLLASAGIEKVTGTGLVASCLGLGIFVALILFVVSRSWPISVCFGLFGAWLPVSIVRWRANRRTAVLRQLWPDVVDHLRSAIRAGLSLPEALIQLGEKGPEELRHVFRDFGADYRAGGQFDASLNKLKDRLADPVADRIVEALRLTREVGGSDLGKLLGTLAEFLRENARTRSELEARQSWTVNAARLAVAAPWIVMLLLATRPEAVNAYNTPMGAGVLLGGLVVSLVCYSIMLRIGALPQDERVLR, encoded by the coding sequence ATGGCGCCTCTGGTAGGGGTGCTTGCGGGCGCCGGGCTCTTCCTGATCTGGTGGTCGTTCTGGGAAAAGCCGGCAGCGCTGAAGCGCCGCCCGCGGGTCAGCCGCCTCGAGGACCTGCTGGCGTCCGCCGGAATCGAAAAGGTCACCGGGACGGGCCTCGTCGCGTCGTGCCTGGGACTGGGCATATTTGTGGCTCTCATCCTCTTTGTCGTCAGCCGGTCATGGCCTATATCCGTCTGCTTCGGACTCTTCGGCGCGTGGTTGCCCGTCAGCATTGTCCGGTGGCGGGCGAACAGGAGAACCGCTGTCCTACGCCAGCTCTGGCCGGACGTGGTGGACCACCTGCGCTCGGCCATCCGCGCCGGGCTTTCACTGCCGGAGGCCCTGATCCAGCTGGGGGAGAAAGGCCCCGAGGAGCTTCGGCATGTTTTCCGGGACTTCGGTGCCGACTACCGCGCGGGCGGGCAATTCGATGCATCTCTTAATAAACTCAAGGACCGACTGGCGGACCCGGTGGCGGACCGGATCGTCGAGGCACTCAGGCTGACCCGTGAAGTGGGCGGTTCGGACCTGGGGAAACTGTTGGGCACCCTTGCGGAATTTCTCCGGGAAAATGCGCGGACACGCAGCGAGCTCGAGGCCCGGCAGTCCTGGACTGTCAACGCCGCCAGGCTCGCGGTTGCCGCTCCCTGGATCGTTATGCTCCTCCTGGCCACCAGGCCTGAAGCCGTGAACGCTTACAACACGCCCATGGGAGCCGGCGTCCTCCTTGGCGGGCTCGTGGTGTCGCTGGTCTGCTACTCCATCATGCTCCGCATCGGCGCCCTTCCGCAGGACGAACGGGTGCTGCGATGA
- a CDS encoding CrcB family protein, producing MTSARVPHWRAWLAVAAGGLAGTELRYGLGLAFPETVGAMPWTTLGINVTGSFVLAALTTVWMARPQTAFWLRAGLGPGFLGSFTTFSAVVFSSDQLSRAGEHPVWIAYLGLSLLLGLGGAAGGWRTGRLLNDRLQGDRAGTAR from the coding sequence ATGACGAGCGCCCGCGTTCCGCACTGGCGGGCATGGCTGGCCGTGGCGGCAGGCGGCCTGGCCGGAACGGAACTCCGGTATGGGCTGGGACTCGCCTTCCCGGAAACCGTGGGGGCAATGCCCTGGACCACCCTGGGAATCAACGTAACCGGAAGTTTTGTGCTGGCTGCCCTCACTACGGTCTGGATGGCCCGGCCGCAGACGGCATTCTGGCTCCGTGCCGGCCTGGGGCCCGGATTCCTGGGCTCGTTCACCACGTTCTCAGCAGTCGTTTTCTCGAGTGACCAACTGTCCAGGGCCGGCGAACATCCCGTGTGGATCGCCTACCTGGGGCTGTCCCTGCTGCTGGGACTGGGCGGCGCGGCCGGTGGCTGGCGGACCGGACGGCTACTCAACGACCGGTTGCAGGGTGACCGGGCGGGGACAGCGCGGTGA
- a CDS encoding pilus assembly protein TadG-related protein translates to MIVMIIGYVALALLVVTVVIGISSVYLEHKRLLSLADGASLAAADSYTLGEVGGEGGSPSAVLGPGRVRSVAADFIARSPSSARFDGLAVSAATGSPDGSTAVVVLSAVVHPPMVNFLVPAGIRIEAASTARSRLTR, encoded by the coding sequence ATGATCGTCATGATCATCGGTTACGTCGCGCTGGCCCTCCTGGTGGTCACAGTGGTCATCGGCATCTCCAGTGTCTACCTCGAACACAAGCGGCTGTTGTCCCTGGCCGACGGCGCCTCGCTGGCCGCCGCCGACAGCTACACGTTGGGCGAGGTCGGGGGAGAGGGCGGGAGCCCCTCAGCCGTACTGGGCCCTGGACGCGTCCGCAGCGTTGCGGCCGACTTTATCGCCCGGAGCCCGTCGTCGGCCCGGTTCGACGGGTTAGCCGTTTCAGCGGCGACCGGCAGCCCTGACGGGTCCACCGCCGTCGTGGTTCTCAGCGCTGTTGTCCACCCGCCGATGGTGAACTTCCTGGTGCCTGCTGGCATCAGAATTGAAGCGGCCTCCACGGCCCGTTCCCGGCTCACGCGCTGA
- a CDS encoding S1C family serine protease, with translation MDQAREPNAAAADDGPLDSYSETVMRVAETVTPHVAAIEMTGNRRNGRFRMGAGSAVLFTEDGYLLTNSHVVAGTHQGHAAFADGSRTDIELVGADPLSDLAVVHGRAPKVAPAQFGDAETLRVGQLVIAVGNPLGLAGSVTAGVVSGLGRAIPVWSSGNRRVIEDVIQTDAALNAGSSGGALADTHGRIVGINTAVAGAGLGLAVPINTTTRRIISALLKDGRVRRAYLGVVSTPFRLNASAVIRTGQRDGLRVVEVLAGSPADRGGLRAGDVILTAGSRPVSNAESLQKLLFADAIGQPLPIRVLRDGQEVDIVAVPEEMAGNG, from the coding sequence ATGGACCAGGCGCGGGAACCCAATGCTGCAGCGGCCGACGACGGTCCGCTGGACTCGTATTCGGAGACAGTCATGCGCGTGGCTGAGACGGTCACCCCGCATGTTGCGGCCATTGAAATGACCGGCAACCGCCGTAACGGCCGGTTCCGCATGGGTGCAGGCTCGGCGGTGCTCTTCACTGAAGACGGCTACCTGCTCACCAATTCGCATGTGGTGGCCGGCACCCATCAAGGCCATGCCGCCTTTGCTGACGGCAGCCGGACCGACATTGAACTGGTGGGGGCGGATCCTTTGTCCGACCTCGCGGTGGTCCACGGCAGGGCACCGAAAGTGGCCCCGGCGCAGTTCGGCGATGCCGAGACGTTGCGGGTGGGCCAGCTGGTCATTGCGGTGGGAAATCCGCTGGGCTTGGCCGGATCAGTTACAGCGGGTGTGGTCAGCGGCCTGGGCCGTGCCATTCCGGTGTGGTCCAGCGGCAACCGGCGCGTGATCGAGGACGTCATCCAGACCGACGCAGCACTCAATGCCGGCAGTTCCGGCGGAGCACTGGCCGATACGCACGGCCGCATCGTGGGAATTAACACCGCAGTGGCCGGAGCGGGGCTGGGCCTGGCCGTGCCGATCAACACCACCACGCGGCGCATCATCTCAGCGCTGCTGAAGGACGGCCGTGTCAGGCGGGCTTATCTCGGCGTGGTCAGCACACCTTTCCGGCTCAATGCCAGCGCAGTGATCAGGACGGGACAACGGGACGGGCTGCGCGTGGTGGAGGTTCTGGCCGGTTCGCCGGCAGACCGCGGGGGCCTGCGCGCGGGTGACGTCATCCTGACAGCCGGAAGCCGCCCCGTCAGCAACGCCGAGAGCCTGCAGAAGCTGCTGTTCGCCGATGCGATCGGCCAGCCGCTGCCGATTCGAGTGCTGAGGGACGGCCAGGAAGTGGACATTGTGGCAGTGCCCGAAGAGATGGCCGGGAACGGGTAA